In Chitinophagales bacterium, one genomic interval encodes:
- a CDS encoding FAD-dependent oxidoreductase, which yields MNFSYWEKTEFLNYDHIIIGSGITGLSTAIRLRELEPKSKVLILERGILPSGASTKNAGFACFGSLTEIIDDLENMSESECLGLIERRWKGLSKLRKNLGDDSIGYQACKGYELIETEQEKYLDQLGGINKMLQPIFKKNVLELCNHKIKDFGFSQKHIKHLLVNEFEGSVNTGMLMQSLLQKAAEIGIRIISGAEVAHWQREGNGVEVHCENGTVFRAQQLGICTNAFAKKLLPELDIRPGRGLVLVTKPLKQLPFEGIFHYDLGYYYFRNIDDRVLLGGGRNKDFETENTVQFGLNPLIKKDLADKLHQIIAPGSKPEIDYYWSGIMAFGANRTTLQGRANKHVAYALRLGGMGIAIGTLMGEELAERMLC from the coding sequence ATGAATTTCAGTTATTGGGAAAAGACAGAATTTCTAAATTATGATCATATCATTATTGGTAGTGGTATTACTGGATTGAGCACTGCCATTCGACTCAGGGAATTAGAGCCAAAAAGCAAAGTTTTAATTTTAGAACGGGGTATTTTGCCCAGCGGAGCCAGTACCAAAAATGCAGGTTTTGCCTGCTTTGGCAGCCTAACGGAAATTATTGATGATCTGGAAAACATGTCTGAGTCCGAGTGTTTGGGTTTGATAGAAAGGCGTTGGAAAGGTTTGAGCAAATTGCGCAAAAACCTGGGCGATGATAGTATCGGTTACCAGGCTTGTAAAGGCTATGAACTGATTGAAACAGAACAGGAAAAATACCTTGATCAATTGGGCGGCATAAATAAAATGTTGCAGCCCATTTTCAAAAAAAATGTGCTTGAGCTATGCAATCATAAAATCAAAGATTTTGGTTTTTCCCAAAAGCATATAAAGCATTTACTGGTCAATGAATTTGAGGGCTCGGTAAATACCGGAATGCTGATGCAAAGCCTTTTGCAAAAAGCCGCTGAAATTGGTATTCGCATCATATCAGGAGCAGAAGTAGCGCATTGGCAGCGTGAAGGAAATGGCGTAGAAGTTCATTGTGAAAATGGTACTGTTTTTAGGGCACAGCAACTAGGGATTTGTACCAATGCCTTTGCCAAAAAGCTTTTGCCTGAATTGGACATCCGTCCTGGGCGGGGTTTGGTATTGGTAACAAAGCCATTGAAACAATTGCCTTTTGAAGGTATTTTCCACTACGATTTGGGCTATTATTATTTCAGGAATATTGATGACAGAGTTTTACTGGGTGGTGGCCGCAATAAGGATTTTGAAACCGAAAATACCGTTCAGTTTGGCTTAAACCCTTTGATCAAAAAAGATTTAGCTGATAAACTCCATCAAATTATCGCCCCTGGATCAAAGCCAGAGATTGATTATTATTGGTCGGGAATTATGGCTTTTGGAGCCAATAGAACCACTCTACAGGGCAGGGCCAATAAACATGTAGCCTACGCTCTGCGCCTGGGAGGAATGGGCATTGCTATTGGCACTTTAATGGGGGAGGAATTGGCAGAAAGGATGCTTTGTTGA
- the rfaD gene encoding ADP-glyceromanno-heptose 6-epimerase, whose amino-acid sequence MKKNNPLQKESGILLTGAAGFIGSCLLSYLNQKGFANIYLLDDFSHPEKKQNWAGKKYKQLLNRSAYLAKELPTDIELIIHIGARTDTTLFDKKTFDNLNVDYSKFLWKQAAEQNIPFIYASSAATYGDGKLGFSDQMDIRPLQPLNPYGNSKQEFDLWALEQDKAPANWYGLKFFNVYGPNEYHKGRMASVIFHFYQQIQKEGKMRLFRSHHPEYKDGEQLRDFIYVMDVLEMIYFFMQERPPSGLYNIGTGTARTFLDLAHAVFSVLEKEPQIEFIDTPEDIRDKYQYFTEADMQKLNAVGYSSATFTLEEGVADYLKNYLSSRNYY is encoded by the coding sequence ATGAAAAAAAATAACCCTCTACAAAAAGAAAGCGGAATTTTATTGACAGGAGCAGCCGGATTCATTGGCAGTTGCCTACTCTCCTATTTAAATCAGAAAGGCTTTGCCAATATTTATCTGCTCGATGATTTTTCACATCCTGAAAAAAAGCAGAACTGGGCAGGCAAAAAGTACAAACAGTTGCTCAATCGCTCAGCGTATTTAGCAAAAGAACTACCCACTGACATTGAATTGATCATACACATAGGCGCACGAACTGATACCACTTTATTTGACAAAAAAACTTTTGACAATTTAAATGTAGATTATTCCAAATTTCTCTGGAAACAAGCTGCTGAACAAAATATTCCATTTATTTATGCTTCCTCAGCAGCTACTTATGGCGATGGAAAGTTGGGTTTTTCCGATCAGATGGATATTCGCCCATTGCAACCGCTCAATCCTTACGGAAACTCAAAGCAAGAATTTGATTTGTGGGCATTGGAGCAGGACAAAGCTCCGGCAAATTGGTATGGATTGAAATTCTTCAATGTTTACGGCCCAAACGAATACCACAAAGGGCGTATGGCATCCGTTATTTTTCATTTTTACCAGCAAATCCAAAAGGAGGGTAAAATGCGTCTTTTCCGTTCGCACCATCCTGAATATAAAGATGGGGAGCAATTGCGCGATTTCATTTATGTGATGGATGTGCTGGAAATGATTTACTTTTTTATGCAAGAACGTCCCCCTTCAGGCTTGTACAATATTGGCACAGGAACAGCTCGTACTTTCCTGGATTTGGCACATGCTGTATTTTCTGTTTTGGAAAAAGAGCCGCAAATAGAATTTATAGACACCCCTGAAGATATTCGAGACAAATACCAGTATTTTACCGAAGCGGATATGCAAAAGTTGAATGCAGTTGGGTATTCAAGTGCTACTTTTACTTTAGAAGAAGGTGTGGCTGATTATTTAAAGAATTATTTGAGCAGTAGAAATTATTATTGA
- a CDS encoding ATP-dependent Clp protease proteolytic subunit: MQNYFISDDKKDDKKKQSSIAERFENQFLKERKVFLWGQVDDKSAEKVVNRLLFLEAQDPGKEIKFFINSPGGIVTSGMVMMDTIELITSPVSTICMGMSASMGSLLLSQGEKGKRFIWPSGRVMIHQPSMGGAQGSASDLEITAREIKRIKEQSAQILADNCGKSFEQIMKDFDRDFWMDANEAVKYGIADAVAKEL; the protein is encoded by the coding sequence ATGCAAAACTACTTTATTTCAGACGATAAAAAAGACGATAAGAAAAAGCAAAGTTCAATAGCTGAACGTTTTGAAAACCAGTTTTTAAAAGAGCGCAAAGTGTTTCTCTGGGGACAGGTAGATGATAAATCTGCTGAAAAAGTGGTGAACCGCTTACTCTTTTTAGAAGCCCAGGATCCGGGTAAGGAAATTAAATTCTTCATCAACAGCCCCGGTGGTATTGTCACCAGTGGAATGGTGATGATGGATACAATAGAACTGATCACTTCTCCGGTTAGTACTATTTGTATGGGCATGTCTGCATCTATGGGTTCATTGCTTTTATCACAAGGCGAGAAAGGCAAAAGGTTTATTTGGCCAAGTGGCAGGGTAATGATCCATCAGCCGAGTATGGGCGGTGCGCAGGGCAGTGCTTCTGATTTGGAAATTACCGCTCGAGAGATTAAACGCATAAAAGAACAAAGTGCACAAATCCTGGCCGATAATTGCGGGAAAAGCTTTGAACAAATTATGAAGGATTTTGACCGTGATTTCTGGATGGATGCCAATGAAGCTGTTAAATATGGCATTGCAGATGCGGTGGCCAAAGAATTATAA
- a CDS encoding META domain-containing protein — translation MFSVIMSGATVAPLFFFKHSIMNKYYLIAFLVLNLIFLYACNKEDESLTKTCPVDYEYTEVNFKKEMSIEQRWRFVGFEDKSSKEIQDPPCRTTPITIAFADTIHDNSNSEFYLPYLMKGTMLINKFTSSYEVAEEGRAIEVSRVIASQVKGQNYVSAFEEKFIDGIQRMNSFEIEGNTLRLKNESKAYDLLFYAY, via the coding sequence ATGTTTTCCGTAATAATGAGCGGTGCTACTGTAGCACCGCTCTTTTTTTTCAAACATTCGATTATGAACAAGTATTATCTCATAGCTTTTTTGGTGTTGAATTTGATTTTTCTTTATGCTTGCAATAAAGAAGATGAAAGTCTGACAAAAACCTGTCCTGTTGATTACGAATACACAGAAGTGAATTTTAAGAAAGAAATGAGCATAGAACAGCGCTGGCGTTTTGTTGGTTTTGAAGACAAGTCAAGTAAAGAAATTCAAGATCCGCCATGCCGCACAACCCCGATAACTATTGCTTTTGCAGATACCATCCACGACAATTCAAACAGTGAATTCTACTTGCCTTATTTGATGAAAGGCACTATGCTGATCAACAAGTTTACAAGCTCTTATGAAGTCGCTGAAGAGGGGCGTGCCATAGAAGTTTCACGCGTGATTGCTTCACAGGTAAAGGGACAGAATTATGTCAGTGCGTTTGAGGAAAAATTTATTGATGGCATTCAAAGAATGAACAGTTTTGAGATAGAAGGAAACACCCTGCGCTTGAAAAATGAATCCAAAGCCTATGATTTGCTTTTTTATGCTTATTGA
- a CDS encoding nitronate monooxygenase, with the protein MERIETELTRMLNIRYPIIMAPMFLVSNAKMCIAAGKAGITGAIPALNYRTDKEFRTALDEIRAETDAPIGINLIVNKSNIRLDEQLNTCVEMGVDYIITSLGSPEKTINACKEKGIKVFCDVTDVKFAKKVEALGADALIAVNSGAGGHAGPKPAEELIPELVNACSIPVISAGGVGKGDQLLEKLELGACGASIGSPFIATVEADVSEEYKQACVDYGKDDIVLTTKLSGTPCTVINTPYVQEIGTEQNWLEKLLNKNKKLKKWMKMLTFYRGMKALENAAFSATYKTLWCAGPSIEFVNAIRPVEEVVKTLVEEYETALKKEKVST; encoded by the coding sequence ATGGAAAGAATAGAAACGGAACTGACGCGAATGTTGAATATTCGCTACCCTATTATTATGGCGCCCATGTTTTTGGTATCGAATGCCAAAATGTGCATTGCTGCCGGAAAGGCCGGTATCACAGGTGCCATTCCAGCGCTTAATTACAGAACCGACAAGGAATTTCGCACAGCACTGGATGAAATCAGGGCCGAAACAGATGCTCCTATTGGCATCAATCTTATAGTTAACAAATCGAATATTCGCCTTGATGAACAGCTCAATACCTGTGTGGAAATGGGTGTAGACTACATTATTACATCACTGGGCAGTCCTGAAAAAACCATAAATGCCTGCAAGGAAAAAGGCATCAAAGTCTTTTGTGATGTCACTGATGTGAAATTCGCCAAAAAAGTGGAAGCACTGGGGGCTGATGCATTGATTGCAGTTAACAGTGGTGCAGGCGGACATGCAGGGCCGAAGCCTGCCGAAGAGCTGATTCCCGAGTTGGTAAACGCCTGTTCCATACCGGTAATTTCAGCCGGAGGGGTTGGCAAAGGCGATCAACTATTGGAAAAACTCGAACTCGGAGCCTGCGGGGCTTCAATTGGTTCTCCTTTTATAGCCACCGTGGAAGCTGATGTATCTGAGGAATACAAACAAGCTTGCGTGGATTACGGCAAGGATGATATTGTGCTTACAACAAAACTTTCAGGCACGCCTTGCACAGTAATCAATACGCCTTATGTGCAGGAAATCGGGACGGAACAAAATTGGCTGGAGAAACTGCTCAACAAAAACAAAAAACTCAAAAAGTGGATGAAAATGCTCACTTTCTATCGCGGTATGAAAGCACTGGAAAATGCGGCTTTTTCTGCTACCTATAAAACCCTTTGGTGTGCAGGTCCATCAATTGAATTTGTAAATGCAATCCGTCCTGTGGAAGAAGTGGTAAAAACGCTGGTTGAGGAGTATGAAACAGCATTAAAGAAAGAAAAGGTGAGCACTTAA
- a CDS encoding DUF4105 domain-containing protein → MWINSSNTFANTFYFHLMYLRPLLLALIVSCLLIFTGINANAAQKLSGKARVSLITCGQGPDLYEAFGHTAIRVYDPENGINNAYNYGIFSFNQANFYANFAMGHLWYRLGVNDFDRFVYSYEYHKRSVYEQVLNFDQEQKQALFDTLERNRLPENRYYLYNYFFHNCSTIPRDIIELASGHTIEYSYKGEKFKAGKSIRQLVDEYIIHNSWGNFGIDIALGAEIDEKATFHEYLYLPEYLMDAFASATIMANGKKKPLVQKTLIHYQSDVDYMKENISPGPITVFWLFFGLLALLTLWGFKTRNAFKGIDFLFFLILGLNGSVLFFISFFTDHTATENFNLLWNLPTHLVFAFVLLRKKQGKFISLYLMLTIFLCLISLADDLILPQNFHPAVIPVLLTIILRSSFLLYHNKLNPKE, encoded by the coding sequence ATGTGGATTAATAGCAGCAATACCTTTGCAAATACTTTTTATTTTCACCTCATGTATTTAAGACCTTTATTGTTGGCCCTGATTGTTTCATGCCTGCTTATCTTTACTGGAATAAATGCAAATGCCGCACAAAAACTATCTGGGAAAGCACGTGTAAGTCTTATCACCTGTGGGCAGGGTCCCGATCTATATGAGGCATTTGGCCATACAGCCATCAGGGTTTATGATCCTGAGAATGGCATCAACAATGCATACAACTACGGTATATTCAGCTTCAACCAAGCAAATTTCTACGCCAATTTTGCAATGGGACATCTTTGGTATCGCTTGGGAGTCAACGATTTTGATCGTTTTGTTTATTCCTACGAATACCACAAACGTTCGGTATATGAGCAGGTTTTAAATTTCGATCAGGAACAAAAACAGGCGCTTTTCGATACATTAGAACGCAACCGGCTGCCTGAAAATCGCTATTATCTCTACAACTACTTTTTTCACAACTGCTCCACTATTCCGCGCGATATTATTGAATTGGCCAGCGGACATACAATTGAGTACAGTTACAAAGGAGAAAAATTCAAAGCCGGAAAAAGCATTCGTCAGCTGGTAGATGAATACATTATTCACAATTCCTGGGGCAATTTCGGAATTGACATCGCTTTGGGCGCTGAAATTGACGAGAAAGCTACTTTTCATGAATACCTTTATTTGCCGGAATACCTGATGGATGCTTTTGCTTCAGCTACAATCATGGCAAATGGGAAGAAAAAACCCCTGGTTCAAAAGACGCTCATACATTATCAATCAGATGTGGATTATATGAAGGAAAATATCAGCCCGGGACCCATTACTGTTTTCTGGCTCTTTTTCGGACTGCTTGCATTGCTGACACTCTGGGGTTTTAAAACCCGAAATGCGTTCAAAGGCATTGATTTTCTGTTCTTTTTAATTTTGGGACTCAATGGCTCAGTGCTGTTTTTTATAAGTTTTTTCACCGACCATACAGCCACCGAAAATTTCAATTTACTCTGGAATTTACCCACACACCTGGTCTTTGCTTTTGTTTTACTGCGTAAAAAGCAAGGGAAATTTATCAGCCTTTATTTGATGCTAACCATTTTCCTATGCCTGATTTCGCTTGCTGATGATTTGATTTTACCTCAAAACTTCCACCCGGCTGTAATTCCAGTTTTACTTACAATTATATTGAGAAGCAGCTTTCTTTTATACCACAACAAATTGAATCCAAAGGAATGA
- a CDS encoding divergent PAP2 family protein, translating to MQEFLRKIDGNGFEVIVALLAANQLAQIFKTIRVAFSKRKFNLKLLFATGGMPSSHSATVTAMASSVGLVEGFDSTFFAIAACFASVVMVDAAGLRRSASKQAKVLNKMMIEIFTEHKGLQPERLKEFLGHTPIEVFVGAMLGIGVSLGLHYWLEMLR from the coding sequence ATGCAGGAATTTCTCAGAAAAATAGATGGCAATGGCTTTGAAGTAATTGTAGCATTGCTCGCGGCCAATCAACTCGCCCAGATATTCAAGACCATAAGGGTAGCCTTCAGCAAAAGGAAATTCAATCTCAAATTGCTTTTTGCCACAGGAGGAATGCCATCGAGCCACAGCGCTACCGTGACAGCTATGGCCTCTAGTGTAGGGTTGGTTGAAGGATTTGATTCTACCTTTTTTGCAATTGCGGCTTGCTTCGCTTCGGTGGTAATGGTAGATGCTGCCGGATTGCGCAGATCGGCCAGTAAACAAGCCAAAGTGCTCAACAAAATGATGATCGAGATTTTTACTGAACACAAAGGACTACAGCCCGAACGGCTCAAGGAATTTTTGGGCCATACTCCCATAGAAGTCTTTGTGGGCGCAATGCTCGGAATTGGAGTCAGTTTGGGATTGCACTACTGGCTTGAAATGCTGCGCTAA
- a CDS encoding DUF3524 domain-containing protein, with the protein MNITIIDPFMGQSHKKWAEGFQKHSKHKIEILGLPGKFWKWRMYGGAVTLANEFINSRIQSDLILASDMLDLNVFLSLCRKEINTIPVALYFHENQLTYPLSERDKMRNFNNNFSFINYASALAADKVFFNSRFHKEGFLDALPGFLEKFPDHQNLNTIDTIAQKSKVLHLGMDLKSLDIDHVPKKEKKERAILLWNHRWEYDKNPDDFFKALFELQDRGIEFQLIVLGEARGKYPEIFDRAKKQLNNEIIHWGYAKDFETYKNLLWKADILPVTSNQDFFGGSVIEAAYCNCIPLLPKRLAYPEHFPEIMHKSLFYEEGQFVNKLQRMIMDVNVLRNQNTQKFVKKYDWNEIIENYDNCFEQIITKK; encoded by the coding sequence ATGAATATCACAATAATAGACCCATTCATGGGACAATCGCACAAGAAATGGGCCGAAGGATTTCAAAAGCATTCCAAACATAAAATTGAAATCCTGGGACTTCCCGGAAAATTCTGGAAATGGCGCATGTATGGCGGAGCTGTTACCCTGGCTAATGAATTTATAAACTCAAGGATACAGAGCGATCTTATTTTAGCGTCAGATATGCTTGATCTCAATGTATTTCTATCACTTTGCAGAAAAGAAATTAATACAATACCCGTAGCCCTTTATTTTCACGAAAATCAACTGACTTACCCTTTATCGGAAAGGGATAAGATGCGAAATTTCAACAATAATTTTTCCTTTATCAATTATGCCTCGGCTTTGGCGGCTGACAAAGTTTTCTTCAATTCACGGTTTCACAAAGAAGGTTTTTTAGATGCACTCCCTGGATTTCTTGAAAAATTTCCCGATCACCAAAATCTCAATACTATAGATACCATCGCACAAAAATCTAAAGTGCTTCATCTCGGTATGGATTTGAAATCCCTGGATATTGATCATGTTCCCAAAAAGGAGAAAAAAGAACGCGCCATTCTGTTGTGGAACCACCGCTGGGAATACGACAAAAATCCAGATGATTTTTTCAAGGCACTGTTTGAATTGCAGGATCGGGGCATTGAGTTTCAGTTGATCGTATTGGGTGAGGCAAGGGGAAAATACCCTGAAATTTTTGATCGTGCAAAAAAACAACTCAATAATGAGATCATCCACTGGGGATATGCCAAAGACTTTGAAACCTATAAAAACCTGCTGTGGAAAGCGGATATTTTACCGGTCACTTCCAATCAGGATTTTTTTGGCGGAAGTGTGATAGAGGCGGCCTATTGCAATTGCATTCCCCTTTTGCCAAAGCGATTGGCCTATCCCGAACATTTTCCCGAAATCATGCACAAAAGTTTGTTTTATGAAGAAGGACAATTTGTAAATAAACTACAGCGCATGATCATGGATGTGAATGTGCTGCGAAACCAGAACACCCAAAAATTTGTCAAAAAATACGATTGGAACGAGATTATAGAAAATTATGACAATTGCTTCGAGCAAATAATCACAAAAAAATAA
- the ychF gene encoding redox-regulated ATPase YchF → MALQCGIVGLPNVGKSTLFNALSNAKAQSANFPFCTIEPNIGTITVPDHRLVELEKLVKPQQVVPTTIEIVDIAGLVKGASKGEGLGNQFLSNIRNTDAIIHVLRCFEDDNVTHVDGAVDPIRDKETIDLELIFKDLDSIDKRIDKYKKMSKTGDKDALKASNFLIDLKAHLEDGNPARSLEMSKDEFALIADLNLLTMKPVLYVCNVDENSVVSGNEHTKRVEEAVKEENAEILLISAAMEADIASLDSFEDRQMFLEEMGLQEPGVHRLIQSSYKLLNLITYFTAGEKELRAWTIKRGFTAPQAAGVIHTDFEKGFIRAEVIKYDDYIEMGSETAVKEAGKMNVEGKEYVVQDGNIMHFRHNV, encoded by the coding sequence ATGGCTTTACAATGTGGAATAGTAGGCTTGCCCAATGTAGGAAAATCTACTCTTTTCAATGCACTTTCAAATGCAAAGGCACAGTCTGCAAATTTCCCCTTTTGCACCATCGAGCCAAATATTGGAACCATCACCGTGCCCGACCACAGATTGGTAGAGCTGGAAAAATTGGTAAAGCCACAGCAGGTTGTTCCCACAACTATTGAAATAGTGGATATTGCTGGTCTGGTAAAAGGTGCGAGCAAAGGAGAAGGTTTGGGCAATCAGTTTTTGTCAAACATCCGGAATACCGATGCCATTATTCATGTATTGCGCTGCTTTGAAGATGACAATGTAACACATGTTGACGGAGCTGTTGATCCTATCCGGGACAAGGAAACAATTGATCTGGAACTTATTTTTAAAGATTTAGACAGCATTGACAAGCGCATTGACAAGTACAAAAAAATGTCTAAAACAGGAGATAAAGATGCCCTGAAAGCAAGCAATTTCCTGATCGATTTGAAAGCACATTTAGAAGACGGCAATCCTGCAAGAAGTTTGGAAATGAGCAAAGATGAATTTGCCCTGATAGCCGATCTCAATTTACTGACAATGAAACCGGTACTCTATGTTTGCAATGTAGATGAAAATTCGGTTGTAAGTGGCAATGAACACACCAAAAGGGTGGAAGAAGCTGTAAAAGAGGAAAATGCTGAAATTTTGCTGATCTCTGCAGCTATGGAAGCTGATATTGCTTCATTGGACAGTTTTGAAGACAGGCAAATGTTTCTGGAGGAAATGGGACTTCAGGAACCCGGGGTACACCGTTTGATTCAAAGTTCCTATAAGTTATTAAACCTGATCACTTATTTCACAGCCGGAGAAAAGGAGTTGCGCGCCTGGACCATTAAAAGAGGATTTACAGCGCCACAGGCAGCCGGAGTGATTCACACAGATTTTGAAAAAGGATTTATCCGGGCAGAAGTAATAAAATATGATGATTATATTGAAATGGGATCGGAAACTGCTGTAAAAGAAGCCGGAAAGATGAATGTTGAGGGAAAAGAATATGTTGTTCAGGATGGCAATATTATGCACTTCCGCCATAATGTTTAA